One Fuerstiella marisgermanici DNA window includes the following coding sequences:
- a CDS encoding WD40 repeat domain-containing protein, whose amino-acid sequence MKQKPARQQIGTAGKLPPRRGSVSKSKSRQPQQGVFGQWLTIVFGVVGCFVFAGLIVGALKFRQSLSNEEIPVTIQDDSFAEEPPPAEFDTPDPEPTPEVSEPEPPAPATPAPPTFYTAAVNAPPLTKRQLETLPTAMSAGAPVTNPAPLPGVRSWTFDTIGYKNKAFPAISVDGRRVAISCEDGNLRIINVATGRFEKLILMPSGIGQIAWSKDSSSLLTSNGYHIFKVDVESGQVIGKLGGIRGAWSLSSDRQKLYAISHGAKKIRVYAADDFSVEEEFDFPSDHRNISLAPDDRYISTVQHGTIDVYENSRPLKKLIQIARPGWLTGQSWSESGLLATGWSDGKIAVYDANSTDTKPICETLVYPKAYRHVRCWDWLNDDIVLMTGTDQTVDHYSVSENRIVASHRNDGWGAPLTYSRNLKKGVVCGQEANLLVDGEPQDKLLQGDIRLMSSLAFNHDGSQLLTPGSYPTRFDLNSGRRAGLLDGGQTGMRNGRLHVAANNRILCVVKQQFQAFLSDPPKLSSRVRFDFSPSDLHRAVWTENGSSVLALVWRGPVVHCRLSDSTRTSLVIPNDESISDVAWDERNQVAVLVGSEHLFEWNPATNVVQEMRELPEGCRTELEINPSCTHLAIAGEKIVILTTKDYQTVLEPDWVRPHARWISDDELFGVTSGGKQLNKVNLKDPAAASAIAIPLEGYKGRYAVTFSPTAPVGAGIVGGNQIRFFDTRNGAHLGSIILFGADDYATFTPDGRIIGSSDGFRKQIVYQIKTDEGQQTLTPEEFFRRFGKHFKNL is encoded by the coding sequence GTGAAACAAAAGCCCGCTCGCCAGCAGATTGGGACTGCAGGCAAGCTTCCGCCTCGACGAGGTTCGGTCAGCAAATCGAAATCTCGCCAACCGCAGCAGGGCGTCTTCGGGCAATGGCTAACGATCGTTTTCGGCGTCGTGGGTTGCTTTGTCTTCGCCGGGTTGATTGTGGGAGCTCTAAAGTTCCGGCAGTCGCTATCCAACGAAGAGATACCAGTGACAATCCAGGACGACAGCTTTGCAGAGGAACCGCCGCCTGCAGAATTCGACACACCCGATCCTGAGCCAACACCGGAAGTGTCTGAACCTGAGCCACCAGCGCCAGCCACTCCTGCACCACCCACGTTTTACACGGCGGCCGTGAATGCCCCGCCATTGACCAAACGCCAGTTGGAAACGCTGCCGACCGCCATGAGTGCGGGCGCCCCCGTGACGAACCCTGCGCCACTGCCCGGAGTACGATCGTGGACGTTCGATACGATCGGCTACAAAAACAAGGCCTTTCCAGCGATTAGCGTTGATGGAAGGCGCGTCGCCATCAGTTGCGAAGATGGAAACCTCCGAATCATCAATGTTGCGACAGGGCGGTTTGAGAAGCTGATTTTGATGCCGAGCGGCATTGGACAGATAGCGTGGTCAAAGGATAGTTCCTCCCTTTTGACCTCAAACGGCTACCACATTTTTAAAGTGGATGTGGAGTCCGGGCAGGTGATCGGAAAACTCGGCGGGATACGAGGCGCTTGGTCACTGAGCAGCGACCGGCAGAAACTGTACGCCATTTCCCATGGGGCAAAGAAGATTCGCGTATATGCCGCAGATGATTTTTCGGTTGAGGAGGAATTCGACTTTCCGAGCGACCACCGGAATATCAGCCTGGCCCCGGACGATCGCTACATTTCAACGGTCCAACATGGCACTATCGATGTGTATGAGAATTCGCGGCCATTGAAAAAACTGATTCAGATTGCCCGGCCCGGTTGGCTCACCGGGCAGTCGTGGTCCGAAAGCGGCCTTCTGGCGACAGGTTGGTCGGACGGCAAGATTGCCGTTTACGATGCTAATTCGACCGACACAAAGCCTATATGCGAGACGCTCGTCTATCCGAAGGCGTACAGACACGTCCGCTGCTGGGATTGGTTGAATGATGACATCGTGCTAATGACAGGCACGGACCAAACCGTCGATCACTACAGTGTGAGTGAGAATAGGATCGTCGCCAGCCATCGGAATGATGGATGGGGCGCCCCGCTGACGTACTCACGGAACCTTAAAAAGGGCGTGGTTTGTGGGCAGGAGGCGAACCTGTTGGTCGATGGCGAGCCACAGGATAAGTTGCTTCAGGGCGATATACGACTGATGTCTTCACTGGCGTTCAACCACGACGGAAGCCAGCTACTGACGCCCGGTTCTTATCCCACTCGCTTTGACCTCAATTCCGGGCGTAGAGCTGGCTTGCTGGATGGAGGCCAAACGGGAATGCGGAACGGTCGTCTGCATGTTGCAGCAAACAACCGAATACTTTGCGTTGTCAAGCAACAGTTCCAGGCCTTTCTGTCTGATCCTCCAAAGTTGTCGTCAAGAGTTCGGTTCGATTTCAGCCCCAGCGACCTTCACCGCGCCGTCTGGACCGAAAATGGAAGCAGCGTGCTGGCACTCGTATGGCGTGGACCAGTTGTTCATTGCCGCCTTAGCGATTCCACGAGGACTTCGCTGGTGATCCCCAACGACGAATCGATCAGCGACGTCGCATGGGACGAGAGAAACCAGGTGGCCGTGCTGGTCGGCAGCGAACATCTATTCGAATGGAATCCCGCCACGAATGTCGTTCAGGAAATGCGCGAACTTCCGGAAGGCTGCCGTACGGAACTGGAAATCAATCCGTCCTGCACGCACCTGGCAATCGCAGGCGAAAAAATTGTGATCCTCACCACGAAAGACTACCAGACGGTGCTGGAACCGGACTGGGTCCGTCCGCACGCGCGGTGGATTTCTGACGACGAACTTTTCGGCGTGACAAGCGGTGGCAAACAACTAAACAAAGTTAACCTAAAGGATCCTGCAGCAGCCTCAGCGATCGCAATTCCGCTGGAAGGCTACAAAGGCCGCTACGCGGTGACGTTTTCCCCAACCGCACCTGTCGGCGCCGGTATTGTGGGCGGCAATCAAATTCGCTTCTTCGATACACGCAACGGCGCACACCTTGGTTCGATTATTCTGTTTGGTGCGGACGACTATGCGACGTTTACACCGGACGGCCGCATTATCGGATCTTCCGATGGTTTCCGAAAACAAATCGTTTATCAAATCAAGACTGACGAAGGCCAGCAGACGCTGACACCAGAAGAATTCTTCCGGCGATTCGGAAAGCACTTCAAGAATTTGTAA
- a CDS encoding glycosyltransferase: protein MLALVVIFSLAVLAVVAAQLKWGNDFVSLYRQDQQPKYDGEMPHVGVILSLRGADPYLEDCLRGLMSLDYAGHEIRIIIDSDVDPAFEIVQRICDQMSAINVTIELLDLCQETSSLKNSALIQGINGCSSQCEAFAWLDSDTVPYHAWLTDLVTPLLSDEVGASCGIRWYAPPNQSIANYVRHLWNSAAVVQMVAFQIGWGGAFAIRKSAIVETNLLSKWARAMTEDTVASDAVLANGKRMAFVAAATMPNSESASLSWCISFVTRQLQVLRYYHRAWTPILLYGIFSTVAVLGCIGATIAAAVEGDLLALGIGAGVLCLFGLTVGWLMRRAEHEIIKRLNGRAIAAPSSIWRLMAAAPITQVVHAIALTRAYLRTTMIWRGIRYRVRSGMDVTRENYAPYVPETDTVKHSL from the coding sequence ATGCTGGCACTTGTCGTCATCTTTTCTCTGGCTGTTCTGGCAGTCGTGGCTGCCCAGCTGAAGTGGGGAAATGATTTCGTCAGTCTTTATCGACAGGACCAGCAGCCCAAATACGACGGCGAAATGCCGCACGTTGGTGTGATTCTTTCGCTGCGAGGCGCCGATCCATATTTGGAAGATTGCCTTCGCGGGCTGATGTCTCTTGATTACGCTGGCCACGAAATCCGGATCATTATCGACAGCGACGTTGACCCGGCGTTTGAGATTGTGCAACGCATTTGTGACCAAATGAGTGCGATCAACGTCACCATCGAACTGCTGGACCTGTGTCAGGAGACTTCCAGCCTGAAGAATTCAGCGTTGATTCAGGGGATCAACGGCTGTTCAAGCCAGTGCGAAGCCTTCGCATGGCTGGATTCCGACACGGTCCCATATCACGCCTGGCTGACCGATTTAGTCACGCCATTGTTAAGTGACGAGGTCGGCGCATCGTGTGGGATTCGCTGGTATGCCCCGCCGAATCAATCGATTGCGAATTACGTTCGCCATCTGTGGAATTCGGCAGCAGTCGTGCAGATGGTCGCCTTCCAGATTGGCTGGGGCGGCGCCTTCGCGATCCGCAAGTCGGCAATCGTGGAGACGAACCTGCTAAGCAAATGGGCTCGCGCAATGACCGAAGACACCGTGGCATCGGATGCTGTTTTGGCAAATGGAAAACGCATGGCGTTTGTCGCGGCCGCGACAATGCCGAATTCCGAATCCGCGTCGCTTAGTTGGTGTATCTCATTCGTCACGCGGCAACTTCAGGTGTTGCGATACTATCACCGAGCCTGGACGCCGATCCTGCTGTACGGAATATTTTCCACGGTCGCCGTTCTGGGCTGTATCGGAGCGACAATCGCGGCGGCGGTTGAGGGCGACTTGCTTGCTCTTGGAATCGGTGCAGGCGTGCTTTGCCTGTTTGGCCTGACGGTCGGATGGCTGATGCGTCGCGCTGAACATGAAATTATCAAACGTCTCAACGGACGAGCGATCGCTGCCCCGAGTTCCATCTGGCGATTAATGGCGGCGGCTCCAATCACGCAGGTCGTGCATGCTATCGCTCTCACCCGAGCCTACCTGCGAACGACCATGATCTGGCGCGGAATTCGATATCGAGTTCGATCCGGCATGGATGTGACCCGGGAAAACTACGCCCCGTACGTTCCGGAAACGGACACTGTTAAACACTCATTGTGA
- a CDS encoding anti-sigma factor family protein has translation MIQHVDTEQPDRSIVITDLDLAAYAEGFLSPQRRAEVDSVLSRCPELRSLVGHCDAVGQVCQDHESAVHVDKFSQHTVVAPASAATDRTDARGSRRNKVWWTRVASAALLCVVLIGGSALHTASAAVARLDHVEQEILTDQLVPGSEQSQAARRTLLELGDSLLLSSRDNRRRKRLLATMYLADARIKFDRINLGELSGIASSDAVNLCVRVIDALTTQRILSNVERQLLVEAWWIKANVEFAFGTVHRGDHRANGRLRSAVDSLLSAAQICEDSTPDFANLYELKIRGLLAKALHKGAATALKTDPEFHRNLRTSYPELNDMPAGQTVEVLCRQATHQQGNDPRFAVAFLNIQNTLALHLSQRPGRTSEAEETYQRALEAAASVDASNLPSAVGRELPLIHGRLFGNLADLHDTESDLDSAARERDSAIGIFKNELRLQRNNELFFELGWVTARQVLTQYRRLQQGACDEGAVVALLGSLDTLSGGFQSMDGFQLAPHEVFFLNVVRAELSGATGPRPKFSDYVNVTTSFAVSPRQVSLFLSFADHEWLQEDADFQAAVEAIASAQPKDAAL, from the coding sequence ATGATTCAGCACGTCGACACGGAACAGCCCGATCGCAGCATCGTCATCACCGATTTGGATCTGGCAGCGTATGCCGAAGGCTTTCTTTCACCCCAGCGACGCGCGGAAGTTGACAGCGTTCTGAGTCGCTGTCCGGAACTTCGAAGCCTTGTCGGCCACTGTGATGCTGTTGGTCAAGTTTGCCAGGATCACGAGTCCGCTGTCCACGTCGATAAATTCTCCCAGCACACCGTAGTCGCCCCGGCATCCGCAGCGACCGATCGCACGGACGCGCGGGGCAGTCGTCGCAACAAAGTCTGGTGGACGCGCGTGGCCAGCGCTGCCCTGCTTTGCGTTGTCTTGATCGGTGGCAGCGCGCTGCACACGGCTTCTGCAGCGGTGGCGCGGCTGGACCATGTTGAACAGGAAATTTTAACCGACCAACTGGTGCCAGGTTCAGAACAGTCACAGGCGGCGAGGCGTACGCTTCTGGAGCTTGGCGATTCGCTGTTGCTTTCTTCCCGTGACAACCGTCGACGAAAACGTTTGCTGGCGACGATGTACCTTGCCGACGCGAGGATCAAATTTGACCGTATTAACCTGGGCGAACTATCGGGTATCGCGTCAAGTGATGCTGTGAACCTGTGCGTTCGAGTGATCGATGCCCTGACGACTCAACGGATACTCTCGAATGTCGAACGGCAGCTGCTTGTCGAAGCATGGTGGATCAAAGCCAACGTCGAATTCGCTTTCGGCACGGTCCATCGCGGCGACCACCGTGCCAATGGTCGCCTGAGATCAGCGGTGGATTCGCTGCTGTCGGCGGCTCAAATATGTGAAGACAGCACACCGGATTTCGCAAACCTCTATGAATTGAAGATTCGAGGACTCTTAGCCAAGGCGCTGCACAAGGGAGCTGCGACTGCTCTAAAAACGGATCCTGAATTTCACCGAAATCTTCGCACCAGTTATCCAGAATTGAACGACATGCCCGCTGGCCAAACTGTGGAAGTCCTGTGTCGCCAGGCTACGCACCAGCAGGGAAACGATCCCCGTTTTGCCGTGGCATTTCTAAACATACAGAACACACTGGCACTGCATTTGTCGCAGCGGCCGGGAAGGACTTCCGAGGCGGAAGAGACCTATCAACGGGCGTTGGAAGCTGCTGCTTCTGTAGACGCTTCCAATTTGCCGAGTGCTGTTGGGCGTGAATTACCTTTGATCCACGGGCGGCTGTTTGGCAACCTGGCTGACCTTCATGATACGGAGTCGGACCTGGACTCCGCAGCGCGCGAACGGGATTCCGCCATTGGCATCTTCAAAAACGAACTTCGGCTGCAGCGGAACAATGAGCTGTTTTTTGAGCTGGGGTGGGTGACCGCTCGCCAGGTGCTGACCCAGTACCGCCGCCTGCAGCAGGGAGCATGCGACGAGGGCGCGGTGGTTGCGTTGCTCGGCTCGTTGGACACGCTATCCGGAGGATTCCAATCTATGGACGGCTTCCAGCTCGCACCACACGAAGTGTTCTTCCTAAACGTCGTTCGAGCGGAACTTTCGGGAGCGACGGGACCGCGGCCGAAGTTTTCTGATTATGTGAATGTGACCACGTCGTTTGCTGTGTCCCCAAGGCAGGTCTCGCTGTTTCTTTCTTTTGCCGACCACGAATGGCTGCAGGAGGATGCTGACTTTCAAGCGGCGGTGGAAGCGATTGCCTCCGCGCAGCCGAAGGATGCCGCTCTTTAA
- a CDS encoding TIGR00730 family Rossman fold protein, whose protein sequence is MSKKHVTHPRESESEVIEHLSELPQHSELIDEIKETADKLGADGATRGDLKILSRALRELRYAFKVFTPYRRNRKVTVFGSARTKPEAAEWKQAELFGKRMADEGWMVVTGAGGGIMEAAHAGSGREMAMGLNILLPFEQEANPIIEGDDKLVNLKYFFTRKLLFVKEVHAVVSCPGGFGTQDEAFETLTLVQTGKRDLMPMVFLDKPGGTYWSGWMDYIKAELLERGMISPSDLSLFKVTDSAEEAVDEVLDFYSVYNSMRFIRDKLIVRLHREPSDQLVERLNDEFSDLVESGKIEKTATHRLEADDEHLTHLPRLSFTFNRRAVGRLREMVDLLNKELADG, encoded by the coding sequence ATGTCAAAAAAGCACGTCACTCACCCACGCGAATCTGAAAGCGAAGTGATTGAACATCTTTCGGAACTGCCTCAGCATTCCGAACTGATCGACGAAATCAAAGAAACGGCCGACAAGCTCGGCGCAGACGGAGCGACTCGCGGCGACCTGAAAATCCTCAGCCGTGCTCTGCGTGAACTTCGCTACGCGTTTAAAGTGTTTACGCCCTATCGGCGCAACCGAAAAGTGACGGTCTTCGGATCGGCTCGCACAAAACCGGAAGCCGCTGAATGGAAGCAGGCCGAATTATTCGGCAAACGCATGGCCGATGAGGGGTGGATGGTCGTCACCGGTGCCGGCGGCGGCATTATGGAGGCGGCTCACGCAGGCAGCGGCCGCGAAATGGCGATGGGACTAAACATTTTGCTGCCGTTCGAACAGGAAGCCAACCCGATCATCGAAGGTGACGACAAGCTGGTCAACCTGAAATACTTCTTCACCCGCAAGCTACTGTTTGTGAAGGAGGTGCATGCCGTCGTCTCATGCCCGGGCGGCTTTGGTACTCAGGACGAAGCCTTCGAAACGCTAACGCTGGTCCAAACCGGCAAACGCGACCTCATGCCGATGGTCTTTCTGGACAAGCCAGGCGGCACGTATTGGTCTGGCTGGATGGACTACATCAAGGCCGAGCTGCTGGAACGCGGCATGATTTCGCCCAGTGACTTAAGTCTCTTTAAAGTTACGGATAGTGCTGAAGAGGCGGTCGATGAAGTGCTGGATTTTTACAGCGTGTACAACAGTATGAGGTTCATTCGTGACAAACTGATTGTGCGTTTGCACCGCGAACCATCAGACCAGCTGGTAGAACGTCTGAACGACGAATTCTCCGACCTTGTGGAATCCGGCAAGATCGAAAAGACGGCAACTCACAGATTGGAAGCCGACGACGAACACCTGACTCACCTGCCACGGTTGTCTTTCACCTTCAATCGGCGTGCGGTCGGACGATTGCGTGAAATGGTCGACCTGCTGAACAAAGAACTGGCTGACGGCTGA
- a CDS encoding serine/threonine protein kinase produces the protein MALSTAKDFAALAHRSKLVTKDRLNELLRTWRQQAKADMPHGFAQFLVEQGVLTKYQAKRLASGRTEGFFLGGCRILDRLGEGGMGVVYLAQQERLDRQVALKVLPAQQVPDGGALKRFQREARAVARLKHPNIVQVFDVDQQRGTHFIVMELVNGRNLSELLRTQGPFGLGKSVSLIRQAAEGLQHAHENGVVHRDIKPANLVLEGAVLKILDLGLARVESEEKVTADHSVMGTLDYMSPEQCQDTSRVDHRSDLYSLGCTWFHLLTGKAPYADRPTTGKLLSHVTESIPSVCERNPRIPLAVDRIIARMTARQPDDRYADAAALVTDLKSLEADLLSQTVIDGNVSAVALPTAVADTRPSAAVATEDTAEFSEHSIPATQRSFNSASQIRAPEGSFLNLVYIIPVMAALVLGGVYLGIQLLKDRLPVGAEPSVAATEPQVQPEAVEVSPRSSAADNDTLPESLDSDTSDVVDNAADDLGVANSASSSHNEPQPMVEASGDSDTPTSETVDSDVLADSTKAREMLTVPEEESAIAPEQTSRDPRESVVRAFSKDWQSDLVDGDILTLIASDTYHLTAPIQQRHSITIQGTQANRALIVLDAASAAACWTVLNSGLTLRYVDLYVRLPENDDHVDIFRIDTSDLELTDTSITVLTESERNFDNVTITHLTGAREWDVDALGEAPAALKVRMLRCFLRGPGTLLRNSSTQSKLSMEQSLLTGTGPVLHAVHSVARTAKHQQMAVHINNCTLNTQQAVVLVDCRPFSLRPVPLSIDLRESLVTTMSAVSSPAPLIQWASPIDTRLIADAIGFAGEQNIYAGRSEPFVAQQASGQMATICQFNKDWQRQKLGQDLDSSNSSTQPRSLRDDWAEQMPRDFTPTAIVRGSVRQDKAGADIRDLPIPRRLRLR, from the coding sequence ATGGCTCTGTCGACTGCGAAAGATTTTGCTGCACTCGCGCATCGTTCGAAGCTGGTGACCAAAGACCGGCTAAACGAACTTCTGCGCACATGGCGGCAGCAAGCCAAAGCCGACATGCCTCACGGTTTTGCACAGTTTCTGGTGGAGCAAGGCGTTCTCACAAAATACCAGGCCAAGCGTTTGGCATCGGGACGCACTGAAGGCTTTTTTCTGGGCGGATGCCGCATTCTGGATCGCCTGGGCGAAGGCGGCATGGGCGTCGTTTATCTCGCTCAACAGGAACGCCTCGATCGCCAGGTGGCACTAAAAGTGCTTCCTGCGCAGCAGGTTCCCGATGGCGGCGCTCTGAAGCGTTTTCAACGTGAAGCCCGAGCCGTCGCACGTTTAAAGCATCCCAACATTGTGCAGGTGTTCGACGTTGACCAGCAGCGTGGAACGCACTTTATTGTGATGGAGTTGGTGAACGGCCGAAATCTATCTGAGTTGCTGCGTACACAGGGCCCATTCGGGCTGGGCAAATCGGTGTCGTTGATTCGGCAGGCCGCCGAAGGATTGCAACACGCTCACGAGAACGGCGTTGTGCATCGCGACATCAAACCAGCCAATCTGGTTTTGGAGGGTGCCGTCCTGAAGATTCTGGATCTCGGCCTGGCACGCGTTGAATCCGAAGAAAAAGTCACGGCCGATCACTCGGTCATGGGCACGCTGGATTACATGAGTCCCGAACAATGTCAGGATACCAGTCGAGTCGATCATCGGTCGGATTTGTACTCGCTGGGATGCACGTGGTTTCATCTGCTGACAGGCAAGGCACCGTATGCTGATCGGCCGACAACCGGAAAGCTGCTAAGCCACGTCACAGAATCCATCCCCTCGGTGTGCGAACGGAATCCTCGGATTCCGCTTGCTGTCGATCGGATCATCGCACGGATGACCGCACGGCAACCGGACGACCGGTACGCCGACGCGGCGGCTTTGGTCACCGATTTAAAATCGCTGGAAGCTGATCTGCTGAGTCAAACCGTGATTGACGGAAACGTGTCCGCAGTTGCGTTGCCGACGGCAGTAGCCGACACACGCCCTTCGGCTGCAGTAGCAACGGAGGATACGGCTGAATTTTCTGAGCACTCGATCCCGGCGACTCAGCGGTCATTCAACAGCGCAAGTCAGATCCGCGCTCCCGAAGGCAGCTTTCTGAATTTAGTTTATATCATTCCGGTGATGGCTGCCCTGGTGCTGGGCGGCGTCTATCTGGGGATTCAGCTGTTGAAGGACCGGCTTCCGGTCGGTGCTGAACCTTCGGTTGCGGCGACGGAACCGCAGGTACAGCCGGAAGCTGTAGAAGTATCGCCACGGTCGTCCGCTGCGGACAACGACACGTTGCCAGAATCCTTAGATTCAGATACTAGCGATGTCGTGGACAATGCGGCAGACGACCTTGGCGTCGCGAACTCTGCAAGCTCGTCACATAACGAGCCGCAGCCGATGGTTGAAGCTTCAGGTGATAGTGACACACCTACCAGTGAGACGGTCGATTCTGACGTCCTTGCCGATTCGACAAAGGCCAGGGAAATGCTAACTGTTCCCGAAGAGGAATCGGCCATCGCTCCTGAGCAAACTTCCCGCGATCCTCGTGAGTCGGTTGTGCGAGCGTTCTCAAAAGACTGGCAGTCGGATCTCGTGGACGGAGACATATTGACGCTGATTGCGTCCGACACCTATCACCTGACCGCACCGATTCAGCAGCGTCATTCCATTACGATCCAGGGCACGCAAGCAAACCGCGCGCTAATTGTGCTTGATGCTGCCAGTGCCGCGGCATGCTGGACCGTTCTTAACAGCGGTCTCACGTTGCGGTATGTCGACTTGTACGTGCGACTACCTGAAAACGACGACCACGTAGACATTTTCCGTATCGACACATCTGACCTGGAACTCACGGACACCAGCATAACGGTCCTCACGGAAAGCGAACGCAACTTCGACAACGTGACGATCACGCATCTTACGGGAGCTCGCGAATGGGATGTGGATGCATTGGGCGAAGCACCGGCCGCCTTGAAGGTACGGATGCTGCGATGCTTTCTGCGAGGTCCCGGCACGCTGCTGCGGAATTCTTCAACGCAGTCAAAGCTGTCGATGGAGCAAAGTCTGCTGACTGGCACCGGGCCCGTGCTGCACGCTGTTCATTCCGTCGCACGAACAGCGAAGCATCAACAGATGGCCGTTCATATCAATAACTGCACGTTGAACACTCAGCAGGCGGTCGTCTTGGTTGATTGCCGACCGTTTTCACTACGGCCGGTTCCGCTGTCAATCGATCTGCGCGAGTCACTGGTGACGACAATGAGTGCTGTGAGCTCACCAGCTCCCTTGATTCAATGGGCCAGTCCGATTGACACGCGATTGATCGCTGACGCCATAGGCTTCGCAGGTGAACAGAATATTTACGCGGGCAGAAGCGAACCCTTCGTGGCTCAACAGGCGTCCGGCCAGATGGCGACAATTTGTCAATTTAATAAGGACTGGCAACGGCAGAAGTTGGGGCAGGATTTGGATTCCAGCAACTCATCAACACAGCCGCGTTCGCTGCGCGATGATTGGGCAGAACAAATGCCCCGCGATTTCACCCCGACAGCAATTGTGCGAGGCAGCGTTCGCCAGGACAAAGCAGGTGCTGATATCCGTGACCTGCCGATCCCACGTCGATTGCGTCTGCGGTGA
- a CDS encoding ECF-type sigma factor → MSESPPQNNQITVMLQQARKGDSAAGRRVFEVLVTDLVAAARNLMTSERTAHTLQPTALINEACVRLMQQDVVQSAENRRYLFAAANRAMQQVLVDHARSRNAAKRGGEVQRLPMDVLLDNFETENGVEFSKLHTALEALEADSPRQREVVEHRYFGGFSVEETAQLMGLGTATVKRDWKLARAKLYATLTQVRE, encoded by the coding sequence ATGTCGGAATCTCCACCTCAGAATAACCAAATCACGGTGATGCTGCAGCAGGCTCGGAAAGGCGACTCGGCCGCCGGGCGGCGCGTGTTTGAGGTGCTCGTGACCGACCTGGTTGCGGCGGCTCGCAACCTCATGACTTCTGAACGCACGGCTCACACGCTGCAGCCCACCGCATTGATCAATGAAGCCTGCGTGCGACTGATGCAACAGGACGTCGTGCAATCCGCAGAGAACCGTCGGTATCTTTTTGCGGCGGCGAACCGAGCCATGCAACAGGTGCTGGTCGACCATGCTCGATCCAGAAACGCTGCAAAACGAGGCGGCGAAGTCCAACGCCTTCCCATGGACGTGTTGCTGGATAACTTTGAGACTGAAAACGGGGTTGAGTTTTCAAAGCTGCATACGGCACTCGAAGCATTAGAAGCAGATTCGCCACGGCAACGCGAAGTCGTGGAACATCGCTATTTCGGCGGCTTCTCTGTCGAAGAAACGGCACAGCTAATGGGTCTCGGCACAGCCACGGTCAAGCGGGATTGGAAACTGGCGCGAGCGAAACTGTATGCGACGCTCACGCAGGTGCGTGAGTGA
- the infC gene encoding translation initiation factor IF-3, translating to MPRMNDRIRITPIRVVNADGEMLGEMETDKALEIAQEQGLDLVEVSPEARPPVCRIMDYGKVIYQRTKKTGGPKHHKTQLKQLRLRAKTGQHDIDVKVNKAREFLGRRDKVKINVMFRGRENAHHDRGREMLEEIVKSLEDVALVEQHPRMESGRMMSVLLAPSAK from the coding sequence ATGCCCCGCATGAATGATCGCATCCGCATCACCCCTATTCGTGTGGTCAATGCTGATGGCGAAATGTTGGGGGAGATGGAAACTGACAAAGCCCTCGAAATCGCTCAGGAACAGGGCCTGGACCTTGTTGAAGTCAGCCCTGAAGCACGCCCCCCTGTTTGCCGAATCATGGATTACGGCAAAGTCATCTACCAGCGAACCAAAAAGACGGGCGGTCCAAAACACCATAAAACACAGCTTAAACAGCTACGTCTGCGCGCCAAAACCGGCCAGCACGATATCGACGTGAAGGTCAATAAAGCACGCGAATTCCTCGGACGACGTGACAAAGTCAAAATCAACGTGATGTTTCGAGGTCGCGAGAATGCTCACCACGACCGCGGTCGTGAGATGCTGGAAGAAATCGTGAAGTCATTGGAAGATGTGGCCCTTGTTGAGCAGCATCCTCGAATGGAAAGCGGTCGTATGATGTCGGTCCTGCTGGCACCGTCCGCGAAGTAA
- a CDS encoding STAS domain-containing protein codes for MSEVLDSFELEWHGNVVVVVPAKSVESLNWDLVEQAADVIMDPLATQELPLVIVDLKDVGYFGSVFLALLLRCHKFLKRRGGELVLCSANDMARELLKITALDTIWAIYDTRNEAMQAIDG; via the coding sequence GTGTCTGAGGTACTTGATAGTTTCGAACTGGAGTGGCACGGAAACGTTGTCGTCGTCGTGCCCGCGAAGTCGGTGGAATCGCTGAACTGGGACCTGGTCGAGCAAGCGGCGGACGTCATTATGGATCCGCTGGCGACACAGGAATTGCCTTTGGTCATCGTCGATTTAAAGGACGTGGGCTATTTTGGTTCGGTCTTCCTGGCTCTACTGCTGCGATGCCACAAGTTCCTGAAACGCCGTGGCGGAGAACTCGTTCTGTGCAGTGCCAACGACATGGCGCGTGAGCTGCTGAAAATTACGGCTTTGGATACGATCTGGGCCATCTACGATACTCGCAACGAAGCCATGCAGGCGATTGACGGATAG